In one Candidatus Leptovillus gracilis genomic region, the following are encoded:
- a CDS encoding ABC-F family ATP-binding cassette domain-containing protein, which yields MAILTTKELGHAFGATDLFENVELQLAQKERVGLVGPNGAGKTTLLLILAGLLEPTAGTVQRSRDVSLGYLRQEAVLTFAGQDNTIYEEMLTVFAAVQALEAQLHDMEAKMAAGEMGEELMEAYGRLQETYEHSGGYDYQVDIKRVLLGLGFPQAEWDTPLPHLSGGQKTRLLLGRLLLEKPDLLILDEPTNHLDITAVEWLEQTLRQWPGALIIVSHDRYFLDKIVNHVWEMSDGRFQTYRGGYSSYVRQRAEELERERQLFLSEKARLDEEIAFIRKHIAGGKTDIAKGKLKRLTRDIVLLEQAEAGASLADLQAKSWLEIGGRVRTVSINEAERRVRALIPPQERAPQLKMKLEAAERSTRTVLRTKDLAVGYPGTLLFEAEDIKLERNACAALIGPNGSGKSTFLRLLLGEIAPRRGELLPGDNLHMGYFAQAHDQLVQGNRVLDEVRRHQDVTELEARSYLARYLFRGDDVFKRVADLSGGERGRLALAILALTGANFLLLDEPTNHLDIPSQEVLQTVLEQFDGTIVLVSHDRYLVSRLATQIWELVDGRLHIFHGTYEEYVAAKGQVGADGDAPAKVPLPTAPVEPTLPPPDLDWIAEVTAVPVSPRKGKKQQRSRAQRLRELVDEVEDAEVWLEQIERELAAAQVAADEAEIARLLLEQETAQSTLDVLVAEWEELQGG from the coding sequence ATGGCGATTTTAACCACAAAAGAACTGGGCCACGCCTTTGGGGCCACCGATTTATTTGAAAATGTCGAACTGCAACTGGCGCAGAAAGAGCGCGTGGGGTTGGTGGGTCCGAATGGCGCGGGCAAGACGACCTTGCTGCTGATTTTGGCCGGGCTGCTGGAGCCAACGGCCGGAACCGTGCAGCGCTCGCGTGACGTGTCGTTGGGTTATCTGCGGCAGGAGGCGGTGCTGACGTTTGCCGGGCAGGACAACACCATCTACGAGGAAATGCTGACGGTGTTTGCCGCCGTGCAAGCCCTTGAAGCCCAACTGCACGACATGGAAGCAAAAATGGCGGCGGGCGAGATGGGCGAGGAATTGATGGAAGCCTACGGCCGTCTCCAGGAAACCTACGAACATAGCGGCGGTTACGATTACCAGGTAGACATCAAGCGTGTGCTGCTGGGCCTGGGCTTTCCCCAGGCGGAATGGGACACGCCGCTGCCCCACCTGAGCGGCGGGCAAAAGACGCGCCTGCTGCTGGGCCGCCTGCTGCTGGAAAAACCCGACCTGCTGATTCTGGACGAACCGACGAATCATCTGGACATCACGGCCGTTGAATGGTTGGAGCAAACCCTGCGGCAGTGGCCCGGCGCGCTGATCATCGTCAGCCATGACCGCTACTTTCTGGACAAAATCGTCAACCACGTTTGGGAGATGAGCGACGGCCGTTTCCAGACCTATCGCGGCGGCTACAGCAGCTACGTGCGTCAACGCGCCGAGGAATTGGAACGAGAGCGCCAGCTTTTCCTGAGCGAAAAGGCGCGGCTGGATGAAGAAATTGCCTTCATTCGCAAGCACATCGCCGGGGGCAAAACCGACATCGCCAAAGGCAAACTCAAGCGGCTGACCCGCGACATTGTGCTGCTGGAACAGGCCGAAGCCGGCGCGTCGCTGGCCGATTTGCAGGCCAAAAGCTGGCTGGAAATCGGCGGTCGCGTGCGCACCGTCAGCATCAACGAGGCCGAGCGGCGCGTGCGGGCGTTGATTCCGCCTCAAGAACGGGCGCCGCAGTTGAAGATGAAGCTGGAAGCGGCCGAACGCAGCACGCGCACCGTCCTGCGCACCAAAGATTTGGCCGTCGGCTACCCCGGCACGCTGCTGTTTGAGGCCGAAGACATCAAGCTGGAGCGCAACGCCTGCGCGGCGCTGATTGGGCCAAACGGCAGCGGCAAAAGCACCTTCTTGCGCCTGCTGCTGGGCGAGATTGCCCCCCGGCGCGGCGAACTGCTGCCCGGCGACAATCTGCACATGGGCTACTTCGCCCAGGCTCATGACCAGTTGGTACAGGGCAACCGGGTGCTGGACGAAGTGCGCCGTCACCAAGACGTGACCGAACTGGAGGCGCGCAGCTACCTGGCGCGTTACCTCTTCCGCGGCGATGATGTGTTTAAGCGGGTGGCGGATCTCAGCGGCGGCGAGCGGGGGCGGCTGGCGTTGGCGATTCTGGCGCTGACCGGGGCCAATTTCTTGCTGCTGGACGAGCCGACCAATCACCTGGATATCCCGTCGCAGGAAGTGCTGCAAACAGTGCTGGAGCAGTTCGACGGCACGATTGTGCTGGTGTCGCATGACCGGTATCTGGTGAGCCGGTTGGCGACGCAGATTTGGGAGTTGGTAGACGGCCGTTTGCACATCTTCCACGGCACGTATGAGGAGTACGTGGCGGCGAAGGGGCAGGTTGGCGCGGATGGCGACGCGCCCGCCAAAGTGCCGCTGCCAACTGCGCCGGTGGAACCGACCCTGCCGCCGCCTGATTTGGACTGGATTGCCGAGGTAACGGCCGTGCCCGTTTCGCCACGCAAGGGCAAAAAGCAGCAGCGCAGCCGCGCCCAACGGCTGCGCGAACTGGTGGACGAGGTAGAAGACGCCGAAGTGTGGTTGGAGCAAATCGAACGCGAACTGGCCGCCGCCCAGGTTGCCGCCGACGAGGCGGAAATTGCGCGCTTACTGCTGGAACAAGAGACGGCCCAATCTACGCTGGACGTCCTGGTGGCGGAGTGGGAGGAGTTACAGGGAGGGTAG
- a CDS encoding isopentenyl phosphate kinase family protein translates to MIFLKLGGSLITDKTGVEAIRQDVLARVAAEIAAARATRAGRLVIGHGGGSFGHVAAARFGTRQGVQTAVQWHGFAEVHAAMVRLNRLVVEALLAAGVPALGLAPSALALCENGSITHIASQPVRAALDAGLVPVIFGDVAFDAAQGGTIVSTEEVMMALAAALRPSWLLLAGEVPGVLDSQGRVVAAISQDNYDEVAAALGGSRGTDVTGGMAAKVHSMLRLVAEHPHLAIRIFSGLEEGLVTRLVVDGATAVGTLITT, encoded by the coding sequence TTGATTTTCTTAAAATTGGGCGGGTCGTTGATTACCGATAAAACCGGCGTGGAGGCCATCCGCCAGGACGTGCTGGCGCGGGTGGCGGCGGAAATTGCCGCGGCGCGGGCTACGCGCGCTGGGCGACTGGTCATTGGGCATGGCGGCGGCTCCTTTGGGCATGTGGCCGCCGCCCGATTTGGCACGCGCCAGGGGGTGCAAACGGCCGTACAGTGGCACGGTTTCGCCGAAGTTCACGCGGCTATGGTACGGTTGAATCGGTTGGTGGTAGAGGCGCTGCTGGCCGCCGGCGTGCCGGCGCTGGGGCTGGCTCCATCGGCGCTGGCGCTGTGTGAAAACGGCAGTATCACCCACATCGCCAGCCAGCCTGTTCGGGCGGCGCTGGATGCCGGTCTGGTCCCGGTTATCTTTGGCGACGTGGCCTTCGACGCGGCACAGGGCGGCACGATTGTCTCCACCGAAGAGGTGATGATGGCGTTGGCCGCAGCGCTGCGGCCATCCTGGCTGCTGCTGGCCGGCGAAGTGCCTGGCGTGTTAGACAGCCAGGGCCGCGTCGTGGCGGCCATCAGCCAGGACAATTACGACGAAGTGGCTGCCGCCCTGGGTGGTTCACGCGGCACGGATGTTACCGGCGGCATGGCGGCCAAAGTTCATAGTATGCTGCGCCTGGTGGCCGAACATCCCCATTTGGCGATTCGTATTTTCTCTGGGTTAGAAGAGGGGCTGGTAACGCGGTTGGTGGTGGATGGGGCAACGGCCGTCGGCACGCTAATCACCACGTAA
- a CDS encoding LOG family protein, translating to MKGIISVFGSSRPLPDSPAYRAGYTVGRLLAVAGYTVASGGYSGTMAAVSQGAAEAGGHVIGVTAAQIETFRPIPPNQWVKEEIRKELLRERVMHLVMHNNGMIVLPGGVGTLSEMALAWSLMQVGDIEPRPLVLFGSTWRAALAAFFDADYIRVQDYNLLHFADTPETAVALATAGR from the coding sequence ATGAAAGGTATTATTTCTGTTTTTGGTAGTTCACGGCCGTTGCCAGACAGCCCGGCTTATCGCGCTGGATATACGGTTGGCCGGCTGCTGGCCGTGGCGGGCTACACGGTGGCCTCAGGTGGCTACAGCGGCACGATGGCCGCCGTTTCCCAGGGGGCGGCCGAGGCGGGCGGCCATGTGATTGGGGTGACGGCGGCGCAAATCGAGACATTTCGTCCTATCCCGCCGAACCAATGGGTGAAAGAAGAGATTCGCAAAGAGCTGCTGCGCGAACGGGTGATGCACCTGGTGATGCACAACAATGGCATGATTGTGCTGCCTGGCGGCGTTGGCACGCTGTCGGAGATGGCCCTGGCCTGGAGTTTGATGCAGGTGGGAGATATTGAGCCACGGCCGTTGGTTCTGTTCGGTTCCACGTGGCGGGCAGCCCTGGCGGCCTTCTTCGACGCCGATTACATTCGGGTGCAGGATTACAACCTGCTGCATTTTGCCGATACGCCAGAAACGGCCGTTGCCCTGGCGACGGCCGGTCGGTAG
- a CDS encoding P1 family peptidase, whose amino-acid sequence MPDQPLVSSPTALNRAGFKVGHATDLDYLTGCTVILCPPNTVGSVDVRGPAPGSRETALLAADKPHHAVNAVLLTGGSAFGLAAADGVMGYLAERGIGHPTPIKPIPIVPTAVVFDLGFSRGDRHPDTDMGYAACLDAHDGTIRQGNVGVGAGVTVGKWAGFPYKMKGGFGIASMIIGEVVVGAMVVTNPVGDVLDVDNSVLAGARDEDGRWLAANHPLRFISQERMPLSGTNTTLAVVWTNARLSRPEVHRLAQRAHDGMAMAIRPIHTTHDGDIAFALASGRVDAPFDLAANAGAEMVAEAIRSAVRFAASLPGAPGLFGV is encoded by the coding sequence ATGCCCGATCAACCCCTTGTTTCCTCCCCGACTGCGCTGAACCGGGCCGGTTTTAAAGTCGGCCACGCGACCGATTTGGATTATCTCACCGGCTGTACAGTGATTTTGTGCCCGCCCAACACCGTTGGCTCGGTGGACGTGCGTGGACCGGCGCCTGGCAGCCGGGAAACAGCCCTGCTGGCCGCCGATAAGCCCCATCACGCTGTGAATGCTGTGCTGCTAACCGGCGGCAGTGCCTTTGGTCTGGCGGCGGCCGATGGGGTGATGGGTTATCTGGCGGAACGGGGCATCGGTCACCCCACGCCCATTAAACCGATACCGATTGTGCCTACGGCCGTCGTCTTTGACCTCGGTTTTAGCCGGGGAGATCGCCACCCGGATACCGACATGGGTTACGCCGCCTGCCTGGATGCCCACGATGGAACCATTCGGCAAGGTAACGTGGGCGTTGGCGCGGGCGTGACGGTGGGCAAATGGGCCGGATTCCCTTATAAAATGAAGGGCGGCTTCGGCATTGCCAGTATGATCATCGGCGAGGTGGTGGTGGGGGCGATGGTCGTCACCAATCCGGTGGGTGATGTTTTGGATGTGGATAACTCGGTATTGGCCGGGGCGCGGGATGAGGACGGCCGTTGGTTGGCCGCCAACCACCCCCTGCGCTTCATTTCCCAGGAGCGAATGCCCCTGTCCGGCACAAACACCACGCTGGCGGTTGTCTGGACCAACGCCAGACTTAGCCGCCCGGAGGTCCATCGCCTGGCGCAGCGCGCCCACGATGGTATGGCGATGGCGATCCGCCCCATCCACACCACCCACGATGGCGACATCGCTTTTGCCCTGGCTTCTGGTCGGGTAGACGCGCCATTTGACCTGGCGGCCAACGCCGGCGCAGAAATGGTCGCCGAGGCCATTCGCAGCGCGGTGCGGTTTGCCGCCTCGCTGCCCGGCGCGCCGGGTTTGTTTGGGGTGTGA
- a CDS encoding ABC-F family ATP-binding cassette domain-containing protein produces the protein MAEILINLDKVSVSFAGRLIFENLDWEVQDGQRVGLVGPNGAGKSTLLKLITQELTADDGNIFRRSGLTWGRLPQEPEMEPGETVLSAAMTAVPALAAIEHTMSHLEAQMGDPAIYNQPTALARVLAAHEKALAEYERLDGPRYASRVKDVLNRLGFDADQWATPTQFLSGGQKKLVMLARLVVQRPQLLLLDEPDNHLDLPAKRNLERLISSYPGCVVIISHDRYLLDEVASHIAELENGRLTLYPGNYTAYANERALRRLRQQQMYTAQQKEISRIEAAIKRFELWASIVVDERHIRQARARQKMLERMDKVEKVTEARRMTLEMAGWRGSNKVIELNKVVKTFTNGRTIFSGLDLTLWHGERVGLVGPNGAGKSVLLKQLLQPEEVSGGQIKIGPSSQIGYYAQEHETLDYSQTLIDAIRLTAPVSRETAVAILHRFLFTYDQMQQTISQLSGGERSRLQLARLMLARPNLLILDEPTNNLDISAIEVLEETLEEFVGTVLVISHDRYFLDKVVDRVVELRDGRLTEFLGGYTDYLAETADGS, from the coding sequence ATGGCTGAAATTTTAATCAATTTGGACAAAGTGAGTGTCAGTTTTGCCGGACGGCTGATCTTCGAGAACCTGGATTGGGAAGTTCAGGACGGGCAGCGCGTGGGGTTGGTGGGGCCAAATGGCGCCGGAAAATCCACTCTGCTCAAGCTGATCACCCAGGAGTTGACGGCCGATGATGGCAACATTTTTCGCCGGTCTGGGCTGACATGGGGACGGCTGCCGCAGGAGCCAGAGATGGAACCGGGCGAAACCGTGCTGTCGGCGGCGATGACGGCCGTGCCCGCCCTGGCGGCCATCGAACACACCATGAGCCACCTGGAAGCGCAGATGGGCGACCCGGCCATCTACAACCAGCCCACGGCGCTGGCGCGGGTGTTGGCCGCCCACGAAAAAGCGCTGGCCGAATATGAACGGCTGGATGGTCCACGCTACGCCAGCCGCGTCAAAGACGTGCTGAACCGCCTGGGATTCGACGCCGACCAATGGGCGACGCCGACGCAGTTTCTCAGCGGCGGGCAGAAAAAGTTGGTGATGCTGGCCCGGCTGGTGGTGCAGCGGCCGCAGCTTTTGCTGCTGGACGAACCGGATAACCATCTGGATTTACCGGCCAAGCGTAATCTGGAGCGGCTGATCAGCAGCTATCCGGGCTGCGTGGTCATCATCTCCCACGACCGCTATTTGCTGGACGAGGTTGCCAGCCACATTGCCGAATTGGAAAACGGCCGTCTCACCCTCTACCCTGGCAATTACACCGCCTACGCCAACGAACGCGCCCTGCGCCGCCTGCGCCAACAGCAGATGTACACGGCGCAGCAAAAGGAAATCAGCCGCATCGAGGCGGCCATCAAACGGTTTGAACTGTGGGCTTCCATTGTGGTGGACGAGCGGCATATTCGCCAGGCGCGCGCCCGGCAAAAGATGTTGGAGCGCATGGACAAGGTGGAAAAAGTAACCGAAGCGCGGCGCATGACGTTGGAAATGGCCGGCTGGCGCGGCAGCAACAAGGTGATTGAGCTGAACAAGGTGGTGAAGACGTTTACGAACGGCCGTACCATCTTCTCTGGCCTGGACCTGACATTGTGGCATGGCGAGCGGGTAGGGCTGGTTGGGCCTAACGGCGCCGGCAAATCGGTGCTGCTGAAGCAGTTGTTGCAGCCGGAAGAGGTCAGCGGCGGGCAAATTAAAATTGGTCCCAGCAGCCAGATTGGCTATTACGCCCAGGAGCATGAGACCCTGGATTACAGCCAGACTTTGATTGACGCCATTCGCCTGACCGCGCCGGTGAGCCGGGAAACGGCCGTTGCCATCCTGCATCGCTTCCTCTTCACCTACGACCAGATGCAGCAAACCATCAGCCAACTGAGCGGCGGCGAACGCAGCCGCCTGCAATTGGCCCGCCTGATGCTGGCCCGGCCCAACCTGCTCATCCTCGACGAGCCGACCAACAACCTGGACATCAGCGCCATTGAAGTGTTGGAGGAAACATTAGAGGAATTTGTGGGCACGGTGCTGGTCATTTCCCACGACCGCTATTTTTTGGACAAGGTGGTAGACCGGGTGGTGGAACTGCGCGACGGCCGTCTGACCGAATTCCTGGGCGGCTACACCGATTACCTGGCCGAAACGGCCGATGGCAGTTGA
- a CDS encoding trypsin-like peptidase domain-containing protein: MTQTRRFYLFYFLALLFLTTLACQVSSVNPETAVGLNTDAIVQEVVATVQAQMPTPAAVSAPTAIDTVVSPPASLSFDLQDQLVAVYERVNPAVVHIFVYSSFDGREFPLGTGSGFVYNSDGHIVTNNHVVADGDAFEVVFADGYRSRAQLVGTDVDSDLAVIRAESLSPNAQPVPLGDMNALHVGQFVIAIGNPFGEAGSMSIGIVSGLGRTLDSQRTVEGGGRYSLPQVIQTDAAINPGNSGGPLLNLLGEVVGVNSAIRTDTGANSGVGFSIPVSAVKRIVPSLISNGAYVYPYLGIRMQTLDIDTAEQLNIPSTSGAYVIAVSENAPAAAAGLIASGLSNLGTPRPGGDLIIAINGAPIISSDDLISYLVFETAAGQTVDLTVVRGGKEIVVPLTLGERP; the protein is encoded by the coding sequence ATGACCCAAACACGCCGATTTTATCTCTTTTACTTTCTGGCCCTTCTTTTTCTGACGACTTTGGCCTGCCAGGTATCCAGCGTCAACCCGGAAACGGCCGTTGGCCTGAATACAGACGCCATCGTCCAGGAAGTCGTGGCCACGGTGCAGGCGCAGATGCCTACCCCGGCAGCCGTCAGCGCACCGACAGCAATAGACACGGTTGTTTCCCCGCCAGCTTCCCTCAGCTTCGATCTGCAAGACCAACTGGTTGCCGTCTACGAGCGCGTCAATCCGGCGGTTGTCCACATCTTTGTCTACAGCAGCTTCGACGGCCGTGAGTTTCCTTTGGGAACCGGCAGCGGTTTTGTCTACAACAGCGATGGACACATCGTCACCAACAACCACGTCGTGGCCGATGGCGACGCCTTCGAGGTGGTTTTTGCCGATGGCTATCGCAGCCGCGCCCAACTCGTGGGCACAGATGTAGACAGCGACCTGGCCGTCATTCGCGCCGAAAGCCTGTCCCCCAACGCCCAACCCGTTCCTCTTGGCGACATGAACGCGCTGCACGTGGGTCAATTTGTCATTGCCATCGGCAATCCCTTTGGCGAGGCGGGGTCCATGTCTATTGGCATTGTCAGCGGGTTGGGGCGCACGCTAGATTCGCAGCGGACCGTGGAAGGCGGCGGCCGCTATTCGCTGCCCCAGGTCATCCAGACAGACGCGGCGATTAATCCCGGCAATTCCGGTGGGCCGCTGCTCAATTTGCTGGGTGAAGTTGTTGGCGTCAACAGCGCCATTCGGACCGACACCGGCGCTAACTCTGGCGTCGGCTTTTCTATCCCGGTGAGTGCCGTTAAACGCATTGTTCCGAGCTTAATTAGCAACGGCGCTTACGTGTATCCCTATCTGGGCATTCGGATGCAAACGCTGGACATTGACACAGCCGAGCAGCTCAATATCCCTTCCACCAGCGGCGCGTATGTGATAGCCGTCTCAGAGAATGCGCCGGCGGCCGCAGCCGGGCTGATTGCCAGTGGGCTGAGCAATTTGGGAACGCCACGGCCTGGCGGTGACCTTATCATTGCCATCAACGGCGCGCCGATTATCAGCAGTGATGATTTGATCAGCTACCTGGTTTTTGAAACGGCGGCCGGACAGACGGTTGATTTGACTGTTGTACGCGGGGGCAAAGAGATTGTCGTTCCGCTGACGCTGGGCGAACGGCCGTAA
- a CDS encoding methyltransferase domain-containing protein yields the protein MRRKSPYSGAIRHVWANWPLYLLAYAGIVLALVTIGVSLQKGWLSFVPLSLALLLLLSYFLAAALWAAHQLYDAAGLRPQHILFDMAQLRPTDTLVYVDLGVRDLALQLGSRLTSGKIIVVDVYHPQGTMSRSLKRYRARQPHALNDPRLVWQNGRVDLLPLPDNSVSTVILHRVVSEFWQQGDRLALLREVYRILRPDGRLLLAERVRSANNWLVMGPGALQLSFADDWRDLLQEAGFVVRQERDLQGLVHCFRADKPTTPQAYQLAFDLPL from the coding sequence ATGAGACGCAAATCACCCTACAGCGGCGCAATACGCCATGTGTGGGCCAACTGGCCGCTATACCTGCTGGCTTACGCCGGGATTGTGTTGGCGTTGGTGACGATTGGCGTCAGCCTGCAAAAAGGGTGGTTGTCGTTTGTGCCGTTGTCGTTGGCGCTGCTGCTGCTGTTGAGCTATTTTTTGGCGGCCGCGCTGTGGGCGGCCCATCAGTTGTACGATGCCGCCGGGCTGCGGCCCCAGCACATATTGTTCGACATGGCCCAACTGCGGCCGACGGATACGTTGGTTTATGTAGACCTGGGGGTGCGTGATCTGGCTTTGCAGCTTGGCAGCCGCCTGACCAGCGGCAAAATCATTGTGGTGGATGTGTATCATCCGCAGGGGACGATGAGCCGGAGTTTGAAGCGGTATCGCGCCCGCCAGCCACACGCCCTTAATGACCCGCGCCTGGTCTGGCAAAACGGCCGTGTAGACCTCCTGCCGCTACCCGACAACAGCGTCTCCACCGTCATCTTGCACCGGGTGGTTTCTGAATTTTGGCAGCAGGGGGACCGGTTGGCGCTGCTGCGCGAGGTGTACCGTATTCTCAGGCCAGACGGCCGTCTTCTTCTGGCTGAACGAGTGCGCAGCGCCAACAATTGGCTGGTGATGGGACCCGGCGCGCTGCAGCTAAGCTTTGCCGATGATTGGCGCGACCTGCTGCAAGAAGCGGGATTTGTGGTGCGTCAGGAGCGAGATTTGCAAGGACTGGTCCATTGTTTTCGCGCCGATAAACCAACGACGCCCCAGGCGTATCAACTGGCGTTTGACCTGCCCTTATGA